The Polaribacter sp. HaHaR_3_91 genomic sequence AAAAACTACAGGATAAACAATCAGAATTTATTGAAAATGAATTTTTAAGTAAATTAAATTCTAACAGTCCAAAAACGGTTCATAGAGATTTCCAATTTATTAAAAATGAGTTTGGCGTTCATATTTCATTAAAAAGAGGTTATGGCTATTTTGTTAAAAGCGGTAATGTATCCGAAGAAATTACAGATATTTTTAATAGATGCGAGCACTTATTAATAAGTAAAAAAGCATCTGAAAATCATTCTTGTGTAACTACAGAAAAATCTTCATTAAATAGTAAGTTAGATTTGTTAGGGCTAATTAATGCCATAGAAAACAAGTATGTAATTCATATAAGTTACAAAGGTTGGTATGATGATAATTGTTTTGAAGAAATTAGTAAAAAAGCCTTCCAACCTTTACACTTAAAAGAAAAAGATAAAGCTTGGTATTTGCTTGCGTATTGCCCTATAGATGCTAAAATTACATCTTTTTGTTTAGATAAACGTTTACAGGAAATTAGAATCTTTAAAAGAAAAATGTTAGAAGCAATTCCTTTTGATCATAATACTTATTTTAAAGATGCAGTTGGTATTTTAAATGATGAAACAAAAGCAGAGAAAATCACATTACAAGTAGCCAATCATCATTTAAAATATCTGATAAGCAAACCAATACATGCTAGTCAACGTCTTGTTGTTGAACCTGTAAAATGGAATTCAGAGGCGTTAGATTACGCTGATCCTGATATTTGGGGAACGATTGAAGTTGAACTCAAACCAAATTACGAGTTTATCATGGAGATGCT encodes the following:
- a CDS encoding YafY family protein; the protein is MSPEFLRRYYILKIITNPKAFGVDNDLYVTHKELQQKLQDKQSEFIENEFLSKLNSNSPKTVHRDFQFIKNEFGVHISLKRGYGYFVKSGNVSEEITDIFNRCEHLLISKKASENHSCVTTEKSSLNSKLDLLGLINAIENKYVIHISYKGWYDDNCFEEISKKAFQPLHLKEKDKAWYLLAYCPIDAKITSFCLDKRLQEIRIFKRKMLEAIPFDHNTYFKDAVGILNDETKAEKITLQVANHHLKYLISKPIHASQRLVVEPVKWNSEALDYADPDIWGTIEVELKPNYEFIMEMLKFNQWIKIISPKSVVDNFKEHLQSIVKYYK